A region of Marasmius oreades isolate 03SP1 chromosome 9, whole genome shotgun sequence DNA encodes the following proteins:
- the PPI1_2 gene encoding cyclophilin peptidyl-prolyl cis-trans isomerase Cyp2, with protein sequence MFTVVLTIDRPFASYSSHSIPHTDVFFDITINSNYVGRMVFRLYDDIVPKTCRNFRELATGQHGFGYKGCRFHRIIPGFMAQGGDLTKNDGTGGKSIYGPKFADESFKIKHSKPGLLSMANGGPNTNGSQFFITTVVTSWLDGRHVVFGEVVHGMDVLAAIEEQGSPGGRPKNPVIITSSGTV encoded by the exons ATGTTCACCGTGGTCCTTACAATTGATCGTCCCTTCGCTTCCTACTCTAGTCATTCTATTCCACA CACCGACGTCTTT TTTGACATCACTATCAATTCGAATTATGTTGGGCGTATGGTCTTCAGGTTGTACGATGATATTGTGCCAAAAACATGCAGAAACTTCAGAGAACTCGCGACTGGACAGCATGGCTTCGGCTACAAAGGGTGTAGATTTCATAGGATAATTCCGGGT TTCATGGCGCAAGGTGGAGATCTTACCAAGAACGATGGCACCGGTGGAAAATCGATCTATGGCCCAAAATTTGCTG ACGAAAGCTTCAAAATCAAGCACTCGAAGCCAGGTCTGTTATCTATGGCAAACGGTGGTCCTAATACGAACGGTTCTCAG tTCTTCATTACCACGGTCGTGACATCATGG CTCGACGGCCGACACGTTGTCTTCGGTGAAGTAGTACATGGGATGGATGTTTTAGCAGCGATTGAGGAACAAGGCAGCCCGGGCGGGAGGCCTAAAAATCCAGTTATCATAACCTCCTCCGGTACTGTTTGA